A genomic region of Devosia ginsengisoli contains the following coding sequences:
- a CDS encoding PQQ-dependent catabolism-associated beta-propeller protein, whose protein sequence is MTHLRKIVPALLGALLGIAGVLPAAAVDTGLVFVSNERSNNIAVIDPAKDNTIIKLIATAGRPRDMSFNQGHTLLYVACGDDDVIQVIDVAKLEVVDNIPTGRSPEMFRLSHDDALIYVSNEETSTVQVIDVASKAIMFEVPTGAEPEGIALSADGKTLYATSEVADMVHVIDAEEGVVMENVLVETRPRRFIQPSDTEIWVSNELSGTVSIIDLNTFEVAETLEFLPPGFRAVDVTPVGMSMTHDGKTAIVGLGRANHVAFVDIATREIETYVLVGSRAWGTDISRDDKTLYVANGLSDDLSIVDMESRTNVLTLPVGRIPHSVVIDD, encoded by the coding sequence ATGACACATTTGCGCAAAATAGTGCCGGCCTTGCTCGGGGCGTTGCTGGGTATTGCGGGCGTTTTGCCGGCGGCGGCGGTCGATACCGGGCTGGTCTTCGTCAGCAATGAACGCTCGAACAATATCGCGGTGATCGACCCGGCCAAGGACAATACGATCATCAAGCTCATCGCCACGGCCGGACGGCCGCGCGACATGAGCTTTAACCAGGGCCACACGCTGCTCTATGTGGCGTGCGGCGACGACGACGTGATCCAGGTGATCGACGTGGCCAAGCTCGAAGTGGTGGACAATATCCCCACCGGGCGAAGCCCGGAAATGTTCAGGCTCAGCCACGATGACGCGCTGATCTATGTGTCCAACGAGGAAACCTCGACGGTGCAGGTCATCGACGTGGCCAGCAAGGCGATCATGTTCGAGGTACCCACCGGGGCCGAGCCCGAGGGCATCGCGCTCAGCGCCGACGGCAAGACGCTCTATGCCACGTCCGAAGTGGCGGACATGGTGCATGTGATCGATGCCGAAGAAGGCGTGGTGATGGAGAATGTGCTGGTGGAAACCCGCCCGCGCCGCTTCATCCAGCCCAGCGACACCGAGATCTGGGTGTCCAACGAGCTGTCGGGCACGGTCTCGATCATCGACCTCAACACGTTCGAGGTTGCCGAGACGCTGGAATTCCTGCCCCCCGGTTTCCGGGCGGTCGATGTGACGCCGGTCGGCATGTCGATGACCCATGACGGCAAGACCGCCATAGTGGGACTTGGCCGCGCCAACCACGTGGCTTTCGTCGATATCGCGACGCGCGAAATCGAGACCTATGTGCTGGTGGGCAGCCGCGCCTGGGGCACCGACATTTCGCGCGACGACAAGACGCTCTATGTGGCCAACGGCCTCAGCGACGACCTGTCCATCGTCGACATGGAATCGCGGACCAATGTGCTGACCCTGCCGGTCGGGCGCATCCCGCATTCGGTGGTGATCGATGACTAG
- a CDS encoding ABC transporter substrate-binding protein: protein MSTFRQLAAVAIGVAAMAIAPAVLAREITHAMGVTDVPDNPQRVIVLTNEGTEALLAVGITPVGAVKSFLGDPWYDHIAADMADVTVVGEESALNLEAIAALQPDLIIGNKTRQEKVYEQLSAIAPTVMAERLRGDWKINMALYTDAAGKGAEGAAALAAFDARAAKLGEEAGALLDEQISLVRFMSGMTRIYYNDTFAGLILKQIGFHRPPAQDNPTFADDVGKERIPDFAGDRMFYFVYETGDGAGDSQAADWTADPLWQNLDVVKAGKAYMVPDAIWNTAGGIIAANLMLDDVERFYELPSTR, encoded by the coding sequence ATGTCCACTTTTCGTCAGTTGGCCGCTGTTGCCATCGGCGTCGCCGCCATGGCTATCGCTCCCGCGGTGCTGGCCCGCGAAATCACCCATGCGATGGGCGTTACCGATGTGCCTGACAATCCGCAGCGCGTCATCGTGCTGACCAATGAGGGCACCGAGGCGCTGCTGGCCGTGGGCATCACGCCGGTGGGGGCGGTCAAGTCGTTCCTCGGCGATCCATGGTATGACCATATCGCCGCCGATATGGCCGATGTAACCGTGGTGGGCGAAGAATCGGCGCTCAACCTCGAAGCCATCGCCGCCCTGCAGCCCGACCTGATCATCGGCAACAAGACGCGCCAGGAAAAGGTCTATGAGCAGCTTTCCGCCATTGCTCCCACTGTCATGGCCGAGCGCCTGCGCGGCGACTGGAAGATCAATATGGCACTCTATACCGACGCTGCCGGCAAGGGTGCGGAAGGGGCGGCGGCGCTCGCCGCCTTCGACGCCCGCGCCGCCAAGCTGGGCGAGGAAGCCGGCGCGCTGCTGGACGAGCAGATTTCGCTGGTCCGCTTCATGTCGGGCATGACGCGCATCTACTACAACGACACCTTTGCCGGGCTGATCCTTAAGCAGATCGGCTTCCACCGCCCGCCGGCGCAGGACAACCCGACCTTTGCTGACGATGTCGGCAAAGAGCGTATCCCCGACTTTGCCGGCGACCGGATGTTCTACTTCGTCTACGAGACCGGCGATGGCGCCGGCGACAGCCAGGCCGCGGACTGGACCGCCGATCCGCTGTGGCAGAATCTCGACGTGGTCAAGGCCGGCAAGGCTTATATGGTGCCGGACGCCATCTGGAACACGGCCGGCGGCATCATCGCCGCCAACCTGATGCTCGATGATGTCGAGCGCTTCTACGAGCTGCCCTCGACCCGCTGA
- a CDS encoding LacI family DNA-binding transcriptional regulator yields the protein MRISRIGRASVAKRLTQKDIAQLAGVSQATVSLVLNAAPANHARIPAETRERVEKVIRETGYVADPVARRMVKGLNRILGVFTYEPAFPSEQADFFTPFLFGIEEAAQALGYDLLLLTGAGTQRKIFAENVRLRLADGCVILGRKFDNTELARLVAGDFPFVAVGRRDDAGGPVPYVGGDYAPATSALVERARALGHRRISYVGLNEGAESTIDRWYGFSRAIGDAELVASIFAVDRPSAETLDILIGAGTTCVFFTELADAMRVEAVARQRGLSVPGDLSIVVLGNHIRADEPGRRFTSFAIPREAMAKAATEMLVRRVENDAPVEQLLLPCEPVEGDTLGPLSPKTKKTR from the coding sequence ATGCGTATTAGCAGAATAGGGCGTGCTTCAGTGGCTAAACGATTGACGCAGAAGGATATTGCGCAGCTTGCCGGCGTCAGCCAGGCAACTGTCTCGCTTGTCTTGAACGCCGCGCCCGCCAACCACGCCCGCATCCCCGCGGAAACCCGCGAGCGGGTCGAAAAGGTCATCCGCGAAACTGGCTATGTCGCCGATCCGGTAGCGCGGCGCATGGTCAAGGGCCTCAATCGCATCCTCGGCGTCTTCACCTACGAGCCCGCTTTCCCGTCCGAACAGGCCGACTTTTTCACCCCCTTCCTCTTCGGCATCGAAGAGGCGGCCCAGGCCTTGGGCTATGACCTGCTCCTGCTGACCGGCGCCGGCACCCAGCGCAAGATTTTTGCCGAAAATGTCCGCCTGCGCCTGGCCGATGGCTGCGTCATTCTCGGCCGCAAATTCGACAATACCGAACTGGCGCGGCTGGTGGCCGGCGACTTCCCCTTCGTGGCTGTCGGTCGCCGCGATGATGCCGGGGGTCCCGTGCCCTATGTCGGCGGTGATTATGCCCCGGCCACCTCGGCGCTGGTCGAGCGCGCCAGGGCGCTGGGGCATCGCCGCATCTCCTATGTCGGCCTCAATGAAGGCGCCGAATCCACCATCGATCGCTGGTACGGCTTCAGCCGCGCCATCGGCGATGCCGAATTGGTCGCCAGCATCTTCGCCGTCGATCGCCCCTCTGCCGAAACGCTCGACATCCTGATCGGTGCCGGCACCACCTGCGTATTCTTCACCGAACTGGCCGACGCCATGCGCGTCGAGGCCGTGGCCCGCCAGCGTGGCCTGTCGGTTCCCGGCGATCTCTCTATCGTCGTGCTCGGCAATCATATCCGCGCCGACGAACCCGGCCGCCGCTTCACCTCCTTCGCCATTCCCCGCGAGGCGATGGCCAAGGCTGCAACCGAAATGCTGGTGCGGCGCGTCGAGAACGATGCGCCCGTCGAACAGCTCCTGCTGCCCTGCGAACCTGTCGAGGGCGACACCCTCGGCCCGCTTTCTCCCAAGACCAAGAAGACCAGATGA
- a CDS encoding ABC transporter ATP-binding protein, which translates to MYSDIHTSSVNVIMPLSTHPKVVSDPLLQASDVAKAYDGKPALNGVDIAVRAGELVVLLGPNGAGKSTLLQLITGLFTPDRGSIAICGHDLRSGIVPALAQLGVVFQQPTLDLELSVEANLRFHAELHGLPGNQVRTRIAAAAERFGLTDRLHSPARELSGGNRRRVELARALLHEPRLLVMDEATVGLDPASRRDILSHILSLRAAGMGILWTTHLVDEAAMGDAIVVLNRGNVVFEGAPAELAARSQPADLGNAFLRLTADTDAAA; encoded by the coding sequence GTGTATAGTGACATCCATACCAGTTCCGTCAACGTGATAATGCCCCTATCGACCCACCCAAAAGTCGTATCCGACCCTTTGCTGCAGGCCAGCGATGTTGCCAAGGCCTATGATGGCAAGCCGGCGCTGAACGGGGTGGATATCGCCGTCCGTGCCGGCGAACTCGTCGTGCTGCTGGGCCCGAACGGGGCGGGTAAATCCACCTTGCTGCAGCTGATTACCGGCCTCTTCACGCCCGATCGCGGCAGCATCGCGATCTGCGGCCACGACCTGCGTTCCGGAATCGTCCCGGCGCTCGCCCAACTCGGCGTGGTGTTCCAGCAGCCCACCCTCGATCTGGAATTGTCGGTCGAGGCCAATTTGCGCTTCCATGCCGAATTGCACGGCCTGCCCGGCAATCAGGTCCGCACGCGGATTGCCGCCGCCGCCGAACGGTTCGGATTGACCGATCGCCTGCACTCCCCGGCCCGCGAACTGTCCGGCGGCAATCGCCGCCGCGTCGAGCTGGCCCGCGCCTTGCTGCATGAGCCGCGCCTGCTGGTGATGGATGAAGCCACCGTGGGGCTCGATCCGGCCAGCCGGCGCGACATCCTCAGCCATATCCTGTCGCTGCGCGCCGCCGGGATGGGCATATTGTGGACCACCCATCTGGTCGATGAGGCCGCCATGGGCGATGCCATCGTGGTGTTGAATCGGGGCAATGTGGTTTTCGAAGGCGCCCCCGCCGAACTGGCTGCGCGCAGCCAGCCCGCCGATCTCGGCAACGCCTTCCTCCGCTTGACGGCGGATACCGACGCCGCGGCCTAG
- a CDS encoding FecCD family ABC transporter permease, translating to MIYGGLVVLLCMAMLGSLTLGYRLYGLDQVWQALFAFDNSETAVVIANLRLPRAVIAPMVGAGLGIAGVLVQTLSRNRIASPDTLGLNAGASLAVVLASSAFGIGSLLGLSMAAALGALLTSFLVFAIAASAGGLSPIRIVLIGVTIAGLGHSLVEVILTTNEAQLQQLLFWLSGAFVDRPMALAQSGGPILLVGAVIAILLARTLDALQADDVTATSIGVPLVVVRGASFLSVSLLTGASVAMAGPVGFVGLVVPHAARWLVGLRHDRLIPAAALIGAIYATVADIAARFVIYPVEAPVGAITAVVGGVVLLILLKRRAA from the coding sequence TTGATCTATGGCGGGCTGGTCGTGCTGCTCTGCATGGCCATGCTCGGCAGCCTGACGCTGGGTTATCGCCTTTACGGGCTGGACCAGGTCTGGCAGGCCCTGTTCGCCTTCGATAATTCCGAAACTGCCGTCGTCATCGCCAATCTGCGCCTGCCGCGCGCCGTCATTGCGCCCATGGTCGGGGCAGGTCTGGGCATAGCCGGTGTGCTGGTGCAGACCCTCTCGCGCAATCGCATCGCTTCGCCCGATACGCTAGGTCTCAATGCCGGTGCCTCGCTTGCCGTGGTGCTGGCCAGCTCCGCCTTCGGCATCGGCTCGCTGCTGGGCCTGTCCATGGCGGCCGCCCTTGGCGCGCTGCTCACCAGCTTCCTTGTTTTCGCTATTGCCGCCAGCGCCGGCGGACTGTCGCCGATCCGCATCGTGCTGATCGGCGTCACCATTGCCGGCCTGGGCCATTCGCTGGTGGAGGTGATCCTCACCACCAACGAGGCGCAGTTGCAGCAATTGCTGTTCTGGCTATCCGGCGCCTTCGTCGACCGGCCGATGGCGCTGGCCCAATCCGGCGGGCCGATCCTGCTGGTCGGTGCCGTCATCGCCATACTGCTGGCACGTACGCTCGATGCGCTGCAGGCCGATGACGTCACGGCCACCAGCATCGGCGTACCCTTGGTCGTGGTGCGGGGCGCCAGCTTTCTGTCGGTGTCGCTATTGACCGGCGCCTCGGTAGCCATGGCCGGCCCAGTAGGTTTCGTCGGCCTCGTCGTGCCCCACGCCGCGCGCTGGCTGGTAGGCTTGCGGCATGACAGGCTGATCCCTGCCGCCGCCCTGATCGGGGCCATTTACGCCACCGTCGCCGATATTGCCGCCCGTTTCGTCATCTATCCGGTGGAAGCCCCCGTCGGCGCCATCACGGCCGTGGTCGGTGGCGTCGTGCTCCTGATCCTGCTGAAGCGGAGAGCGGCATGA
- a CDS encoding FecCD family ABC transporter permease: MSDLPSTLTAARAPLALSIMGAAFVLLALSGVAFGSTWIPLDQVASVLAGFGEKTQNIIVLQLRLPRVVIAALAGGGMAVAGFLLQKITRNSLASPGVLGVVDGAALGVVIFLAVLSDESNSLVTSIAYQPVAAMAGAIIAITLVFVLSGRQASSAIRLLLFGIAVAAVAKAVTMVMMLIGPIYQTSQAARWIAGAVNEVNWGEIQITAIAMVPVMLLVLLAARKLPPADLDEVSARGVGLDLPVFRILVFALAAGLTALAVAFVGGVGFIGLMAPHLARLLVGRNVYAGILGSFLLGAIMLVGADLIVRVLFTPIEVPAGTVTAVIGAPYFLFLLMGKQRHDG, translated from the coding sequence ATGAGTGACCTGCCTTCCACCCTGACAGCGGCTCGGGCGCCACTGGCTCTGTCCATCATGGGCGCCGCCTTCGTGCTGCTGGCGCTGTCGGGCGTCGCCTTCGGCTCCACCTGGATTCCCCTTGATCAGGTGGCCAGCGTCCTCGCCGGCTTCGGCGAGAAGACGCAGAACATCATCGTGCTGCAATTGCGCCTGCCGCGCGTGGTGATCGCGGCCCTGGCCGGCGGCGGCATGGCGGTAGCCGGCTTCTTGCTGCAGAAGATCACCCGCAATTCGCTGGCCTCGCCCGGCGTACTGGGCGTGGTCGATGGGGCGGCGCTGGGCGTGGTCATCTTCCTCGCCGTGCTCTCGGACGAATCCAATTCGCTGGTCACCTCCATTGCCTATCAGCCCGTCGCTGCCATGGCCGGCGCCATCATCGCCATCACCCTGGTCTTCGTTCTCTCCGGCCGCCAGGCATCCTCGGCCATCCGCCTGCTGCTGTTCGGCATTGCCGTGGCCGCGGTGGCCAAGGCGGTGACCATGGTGATGATGCTGATCGGCCCGATCTACCAGACCAGCCAGGCGGCGCGCTGGATTGCCGGCGCCGTCAACGAGGTCAACTGGGGCGAAATCCAGATCACTGCCATTGCCATGGTGCCGGTCATGCTGCTGGTACTGCTGGCGGCCCGCAAGCTGCCCCCGGCCGATCTCGATGAAGTCTCCGCGCGCGGCGTCGGGCTCGACCTGCCGGTCTTCCGCATCCTGGTTTTCGCCCTGGCCGCCGGGCTGACGGCGCTGGCCGTGGCCTTTGTCGGTGGCGTCGGCTTCATCGGCCTGATGGCGCCGCATCTGGCGCGCCTGCTGGTGGGGCGCAATGTCTATGCCGGCATTCTCGGCAGCTTCCTGCTGGGCGCGATCATGCTTGTTGGCGCCGACCTCATCGTACGGGTGCTGTTCACCCCCATAGAAGTGCCTGCCGGCACGGTGACCGCCGTCATCGGCGCTCCCTATTTCCTGTTCCTGCTGATGGGCAAGCAACGCCATGACGGATAA
- a CDS encoding iron-siderophore ABC transporter substrate-binding protein — protein MKAPKRCCIWAWCPVGAAQSWDADPWYDHIAGPLADTVPLGTESGINLEILAALEPDLIIGNKVRQEKIYDQLSAIAPTVYAEDLSGDWQKNYQFYADVLGLHDQGAANLAAFNERAAAIGASLGDSINDTISLVRFSPGRTRIYYKDTFAGVILDKVGLKRPAPQDRQDFAEEVQKERIPDMDGDRIFYFSADADPEEAVANLAEWTNDPLWLNLEGVKAGKAQRVSELVWNTGGGIYCAHMMLDELAAIYGVDPQTVD, from the coding sequence ATGAAGGCACCGAAGCGCTGCTGCATCTGGGCGTGGTGCCCTGTCGGCGCCGCCCAATCCTGGGATGCCGACCCCTGGTATGACCATATTGCCGGCCCGCTCGCCGACACGGTGCCGCTCGGCACCGAAAGCGGCATCAATCTGGAAATCCTCGCTGCGCTGGAACCCGACCTGATCATCGGCAACAAGGTGCGCCAGGAGAAGATCTACGACCAGCTCAGCGCCATCGCCCCCACCGTCTATGCCGAGGACCTTTCGGGGGACTGGCAGAAGAACTATCAGTTCTATGCCGATGTGCTGGGCCTGCATGACCAGGGCGCTGCCAATCTGGCCGCCTTCAATGAGCGGGCAGCCGCGATCGGCGCATCGCTGGGCGACAGCATCAATGACACGATTTCGCTGGTGCGGTTCTCGCCCGGCCGCACGCGCATCTACTACAAGGATACCTTTGCCGGCGTCATCCTCGACAAGGTCGGCCTGAAGCGCCCTGCCCCGCAGGATCGCCAGGACTTTGCCGAAGAGGTGCAGAAGGAGCGCATTCCGGACATGGACGGCGATCGCATCTTCTATTTCTCGGCCGATGCCGATCCTGAAGAAGCCGTGGCCAACCTGGCCGAATGGACCAATGATCCGCTGTGGCTGAACCTTGAAGGCGTCAAGGCCGGCAAGGCGCAGCGGGTGAGCGAACTGGTGTGGAATACCGGCGGCGGCATCTATTGCGCGCATATGATGCTGGACGAGCTGGCGGCGATCTACGGCGTCGATCCCCAAACGGTGGATTGA
- a CDS encoding ABC transporter ATP-binding protein translates to MTDNLSDSRIQVRDLSLDYGNVNVLKALSLPIARGKITVLAGPNGCGKSTLLRAIRRLHKPASGAIFLEELDIARLNDKQLARQIGLLAQSPSAPGDMTVEELVRLGRYPHQSMLQPWSPGDSAALERAMTGTGVTHLRDRRLGSLSGGQLQRVWIAMVLAQETDVVCLDEPVNHLDMAHQLDCLDLVRRLNREFGRTIVLVLHDLNLAARYADQLVFLRDGVIAASGTPEELMTEAGIRTVFDVRSMVITDPVHGRPLCIPLGTDTALSA, encoded by the coding sequence ATGACGGATAATCTCTCGGACAGCCGCATCCAGGTTCGCGACCTCAGCCTCGACTATGGCAATGTCAATGTGCTCAAGGCCCTGTCACTGCCCATTGCCCGCGGCAAGATCACCGTATTGGCCGGTCCCAATGGCTGCGGCAAATCCACCCTGCTGCGCGCTATCCGCCGGCTGCACAAGCCCGCTTCCGGGGCGATTTTCCTCGAAGAACTCGACATCGCCAGGCTCAACGACAAGCAGCTTGCCCGCCAGATCGGCCTCCTGGCGCAGAGCCCGTCGGCCCCCGGCGACATGACGGTCGAGGAACTGGTGCGGCTGGGCCGCTATCCGCATCAGTCCATGCTCCAGCCCTGGAGCCCCGGCGACAGCGCCGCGCTGGAACGGGCCATGACGGGCACCGGCGTGACCCATCTCCGCGACCGCCGGCTGGGCTCGCTGTCGGGCGGCCAGTTGCAGCGCGTCTGGATCGCCATGGTGCTGGCGCAGGAAACCGATGTCGTCTGCCTGGACGAGCCGGTCAATCACCTCGACATGGCCCACCAGCTCGATTGCCTCGATCTCGTCCGGCGCCTGAACCGGGAATTCGGCCGCACCATCGTGCTGGTGCTGCATGACCTCAACCTGGCGGCGCGCTACGCCGACCAACTGGTTTTCCTGCGCGATGGCGTCATCGCCGCTTCCGGCACCCCGGAAGAGCTCATGACCGAAGCCGGCATCCGCACCGTGTTCGATGTCCGCTCCATGGTCATCACCGACCCCGTCCATGGCCGCCCGCTCTGCATTCCCCTGGGCACCGACACGGCGCTATCGGCTTAA